A stretch of the Arcobacter sp. LA11 genome encodes the following:
- a CDS encoding SPOR domain-containing protein: MEIRGEEFIKKVQLKQEKEEIEQRLNEINNAESIYEEPEKTVPPRLDREIEIQEEQEYSDIMLGKSPTSNEINKKKYLVLGLILVILFLLTIIIIRLLNNDSTKDDSFSKSQNTASEKVLENENIEEQYQKIINEKLKNIKNENEKEVIKEEKIDEKLNLQKIEEKEIEEAVKEAKPDVFEIKKTEPIYVPPKKKALVEPKIEKKVEKEKPKPIVKKEVKKTTPVVKKATPKPAKNSSITTSPKGTFVQVGAFSKMPNNKYLSDITKKGFKYKVYKVTINNKLFHKVLIGPYQSRGQAKLATENIKKKLNISGAFILTF, encoded by the coding sequence ATGGAAATTAGAGGCGAAGAATTTATAAAAAAAGTTCAACTTAAACAAGAAAAAGAAGAGATTGAACAAAGATTAAATGAAATAAACAATGCTGAGTCAATCTATGAGGAACCTGAAAAAACAGTTCCTCCTAGACTTGATAGAGAAATTGAGATTCAAGAAGAACAAGAATACAGTGATATCATGCTTGGTAAATCTCCAACTTCTAATGAAATAAATAAGAAAAAATACCTAGTACTTGGTTTAATTTTAGTAATTTTATTTTTATTAACAATCATAATCATTCGCCTATTAAATAATGATTCTACAAAAGATGACTCTTTTTCTAAATCTCAAAACACAGCTAGTGAAAAAGTTTTAGAAAATGAGAATATTGAAGAACAATATCAAAAAATCATAAATGAAAAATTAAAAAATATAAAAAATGAAAATGAAAAAGAAGTAATCAAAGAAGAAAAAATTGATGAAAAACTAAATCTTCAAAAAATTGAAGAAAAAGAGATTGAAGAAGCAGTTAAAGAAGCAAAACCAGATGTTTTTGAAATAAAAAAGACTGAACCAATCTATGTTCCTCCAAAGAAAAAAGCTTTAGTTGAACCTAAAATAGAAAAAAAAGTTGAGAAAGAAAAGCCAAAACCAATCGTAAAAAAAGAAGTTAAAAAAACTACACCAGTAGTTAAAAAGGCTACTCCTAAGCCGGCTAAAAACTCAAGTATAACAACTTCACCAAAAGGGACATTTGTTCAAGTTGGAGCATTCTCAAAAATGCCAAATAACAAATATCTTAGTGATATAACAAAAAAAGGTTTCAAATATAAAGTATATAAAGTAACAATTAACAATAAATTGTTTCACAAAGTATTAATTGGGCCATATCAATCAAGAGGACAAGCAAAATTAGCAACAGAAAATATTAAGAAAAAACTAAATATTTCTGGAGCATTTATATTAACATTTTAA
- a CDS encoding anthranilate synthase component I family protein, whose amino-acid sequence MQFYSKELFLDQFTPVSIYEKVKNLYKNEITFLFESTINSADGNYSFIAIGERERVWYENNTCFYKNEEGTVKEVESNPLKFLQKYYKEFDKQFYKQKAAELGIGLVDGFIGNIGYDIGKEFEPKLKESMNNLIDQLNIPDLDLIRPNIVLGFSHKTSKLIMVTSVDSKKDDLERIEKELFTPYTYTPLKKATLIDEGKFNFTKEEFFQMVAKSKEMVRSGDVFQILMSNRFIQKAKVDHLSFYRALRSKNPSPYLFFLEYENFSIAGSSPEVMIKLVDGHLLLRPIAGTRKRGKTLDKDIEMEIELINDVKERAEHLMLVDLGRNDIGRVARPGTVKVTDLMRIERYSHVMHIVSDVEAIIDEKYDMFDLFAATFTAGTMTGAPKIRAMELIAQFEGIKRNFYSGSIAYFGFDGNMDSAITIRTTMLTEDKVIFQAGAGVVADSKPEDEYLEVHNKLAANIATLNDLA is encoded by the coding sequence ATGCAATTTTATTCAAAAGAACTTTTTCTAGATCAATTCACTCCTGTTTCGATCTACGAAAAAGTTAAAAACTTATATAAAAATGAAATCACTTTTTTATTTGAAAGTACAATCAATTCTGCTGATGGGAACTACTCATTTATAGCTATTGGGGAACGTGAAAGAGTTTGGTACGAAAACAATACCTGTTTCTATAAAAATGAAGAAGGAACTGTAAAAGAAGTAGAATCAAATCCACTTAAATTTTTACAAAAATATTATAAAGAGTTTGATAAGCAATTTTATAAACAAAAAGCTGCCGAACTTGGAATTGGTTTAGTTGATGGATTCATTGGCAATATCGGTTATGATATTGGAAAAGAGTTTGAACCAAAACTAAAAGAGTCTATGAATAATTTAATAGACCAATTAAATATTCCAGATTTAGATCTAATAAGGCCAAATATTGTTTTAGGATTTTCTCATAAAACTTCTAAATTAATTATGGTTACTTCAGTTGATTCTAAAAAAGATGATTTAGAAAGAATTGAAAAAGAGTTATTTACTCCATATACATACACACCACTTAAAAAAGCAACTTTGATAGATGAAGGAAAATTCAATTTTACAAAAGAAGAGTTTTTTCAAATGGTTGCAAAATCTAAAGAAATGGTACGTTCAGGTGATGTATTTCAAATTCTTATGTCAAATAGATTTATACAAAAAGCAAAAGTAGACCACTTAAGTTTTTATCGAGCATTAAGAAGTAAAAACCCTAGTCCATATCTATTTTTCTTAGAATATGAAAACTTTTCAATTGCAGGAAGTTCTCCAGAAGTTATGATAAAACTTGTAGATGGACATTTACTTTTAAGACCAATTGCAGGAACAAGAAAAAGAGGGAAAACTTTAGATAAAGATATCGAAATGGAAATCGAACTAATAAATGATGTAAAAGAAAGAGCAGAACATCTAATGTTAGTTGATTTAGGACGTAATGATATTGGACGGGTTGCACGTCCTGGGACAGTAAAAGTTACTGATTTAATGAGAATAGAAAGATACTCACATGTAATGCATATTGTCTCAGATGTTGAAGCTATTATTGATGAAAAATATGACATGTTTGATTTATTTGCTGCTACATTTACAGCGGGAACTATGACAGGAGCTCCAAAAATTAGAGCAATGGAATTAATTGCCCAATTTGAAGGAATAAAAAGAAATTTCTATTCAGGAAGTATTGCATATTTTGGATTTGATGGAAATATGGATAGTGCAATTACTATTAGAACTACAATGCTTACAGAAGATAAAGTAATTTTCCAAGCAGGAGCAGGAGTAGTAGCTGATAGTAAACCAGAAGATGAGTATTTAGAAGTACATAACAAACTTGCTGCAAATATTGCAACATTAAATGATTTAGCATAA